From a single Raphanus sativus cultivar WK10039 chromosome 3, ASM80110v3, whole genome shotgun sequence genomic region:
- the LOC130509130 gene encoding uncharacterized protein LOC130509130, giving the protein MHLSENEGVEGNTFVVTGGLGFVGAALCLELARRGARQVRSFDLRDSSPWSDDLRNSGVRCIQGDVTRKQDVDKALDGADCVLHLASYGMSGKEMLQFGRCDEVNINGTCNVLEAVFKHEIARLVYVSTYNVVFGGKEIRNGNESLPYYPLDDHVDAYGRSKSIAEQLVLKSNGRPFKNGGKKLYTCAVRPAAIYGPGEDRHLPRIVNLAKMGLLLFKTGEPSVKTDWIYVENLVLAIILASMGLLDDIPGREGEPVAAGQPYFVSDGSPVNTFEFLRPFLRSLDYDIPKFTISVPVAVTLGKIFQGVYTVLYPWLSKSWLPQPLILPAEVYKVGVTHYFSYLKAKEELGYVPFKTSKEGMAATISYWQERKQRSLDGPSIFTWIAVALGMSALFAAGWLPEVGPVPFLRALSLFFFRTMTMVRAVFIVSVVLHVGEGIYAWSLARRVDPDNAMGWFWQTTALGFFSMRFLLKRAKDHHQA; this is encoded by the exons atgcatttGAGCGAGAACGAAGGTGTCGAAGGCAACACATTCGTCGTCACTGGAGGCCTCGGCTTCGTCGGTGCCGCCCTCTGCTTGGAGCTAGCTCGCCGCGGTGCTCGCCAGGTCCGCTCCTTCGACCTCCGCGATTCATCTCCCTGGTCCGATGACCTCAGAAACAGCGGCGTTCGCTGCATCCAAG GTGACGTCACTCGGAAACAAGACGTAGACAAGGCGCTAGACGGAGCAGACTGCGTTCTGCATCTCGCTTCCTACGGCATGTCCGGCAAAGAGATGCTGCAGTTCGGTCGTTGCGACGAGGTCAACATAAACGGGACGTGTAACGTCTTGGAAGCCGTCTTCAAACACGAGATCGCGAGACTGGTCTACGTCAGCACTTACAACGTCGTGTTCGGTGGTAAGGAGATTAGGAACGGTAACGAAAGCTTGCCTTATTACCCGCTTGATGATCACGTCGACGCATACGGTCGGAGTAAATCCATTGCGGAACAGCTTGTCCTCAAGAGTAACGGCAGACCGTTTAA aaatgGAGGGAAGAAGTTGTATACATGTGCGGTCCGACCAGCAGCTATTTATGGACCAGGTGAAGACAGACATCTTCCTAGGATAGTTAATCTAGCGAAGATGGGTTTGCTTCTGTTCAAAACCGGTGAACCGAGTGTGAAGACAGACTGGATTTACGTTGAGAACCTTGTCTTAGCTATCATATTGGCTAGTATGGGACTCTTGGATGACATTCCTGGTAGAGAAGGAGAGCCTGTTGCTGCTGGTCAACCTTATTTCGTCTCTGATG GTTCCCCTGTGAATACATTTGAGTTTCTACGTCCCTTCCTACGAAGTTTGGACTATGACATTCCCAAGTTTACTATCTCTGTACCTGTTGCTGTGACCTTGGGTAAGATCTTTCAAGGAGTCTACACTGTTTTGTATCCATGGCTGTCAAAAAGCTGGTTACCTCAGCCTCTTATTCTTCCTGCTGAAGTCTACAAG GTTGGTGTTACCCATTATTTCTCATATCTCAAGGCCAAGGAAGAGCTTGGATATGTACCATTCAAGACCTCCAAGGAAGGCATGGCTGCAACGATCTCGTATTGGCAAGAGAGGAAACAGAGATCATTAGACGGTCCATCCATATTCACTTGGATAGCTGTTGCGCTAGGAATGTCAGCTCTTTTCGCTGCGGGGTGGTTACCGGAAGTAGGACCTGTTCCTTTCTTAAGAGCTCtaagcctcttcttcttcaggaCAATGACGATGGTAAGAGCTGTCTTCATCGTATCAGTGGTACTACACGTTGGAGAAGGAATCTATGCTTGGTCTCTGGCTAGACGAGTGGACCCGGACAATGCAATGGGGTGGTTCTGGCAAACCACAGCTCTTGGGTTTTTCTCAATGCGGTTTTTGTTGAAGAGAGCCAAAGACCACCACCAGGCTTAA
- the LOC108847815 gene encoding AT-hook motif nuclear-localized protein 10, translating to MSESETGLMTASRESSMPFTMALHHQQHNQPPSPPPPPQQQEQQQQQSSPPPQQQQYQHNSAGGGNPALNMNMPVEMTTGSEPVKKRRGRPRKYGPELGLVPRAPFTASQTSGGGGGGSGEGGSSTQKKMRGRPRGSINKKKLQALGSTGVGFTPHVLTVMTGEDVASKIMAFSQNGPRTVCVLSANGSISNVTLRRFATSGGTVTYEGRFEILSLSGSFLLVENNGHRSRTGGLSVTLSAPDGHVLGGCVAGLLIAASPVQIVVGSFIPEGQKEQRQMELPHVAPSQVLMNPSSPQSRGTMSESSIGGHGSPLHQSTAGGPYNNTNNLSMPWN from the exons ATGTCGGAATCAGAGACCGGTTTAATGACAGCGAGCAGAGAATCATCAATGCCATTCACAATGGCTCTCCACCACCAACAGCACAACCaacctccttctcctcctcctcctccgcaacagcaggagcagcagcagcaacagtcGTCGCCACCACCGCAGCAGCAGCAGTACCAACACAACTCAGCCGGAGGTGGGAATCCTGCTTTGAACATGAACATGCCCGTGGAGATGACGACGGGGAGCGAGCCTGTGAAGAAGAGGAGAGGGAGGCCGAGGAAGTACGGACCGGAACTGGGTTTGGTTCCCAGAGCTCCTTTCACCGCCAGCCAAACTAGtggcggcggtggtggtggttccGGCGAAGGAGGGTCGTCTAcgcagaagaagatgagaggacGACCTCGTGGCTCTATCAATAAGAAAAAGCTTCAGGCTTTAG GCTCGACAGGAGTGGGATTTACGCCTCATGTACTTACCGTGATGACTGGAGAG GATGTCGCATCAAAGATAATGGCGTTTTCTCAGAACGGACCACGCACTGTGTGTGTCTTGTCTGCAAATGGATCTATCTCCAATGTGACTCTTCGCCGGTTCGCCACATCCGGTGGAACCGTTACATATGAG GGGAGATTTGAGATTCTGTCTTTGTCGGGCTCGTTCCTTCTCGTGGAGAACAACGGTCACAGAAGCAGGACAGGAGGTCTAAGTGTGACCTTATCAGCTCCTGATGGTCATGTCTTAGGTGGTTGTGTAGCTGGTCTTCTTATAGCAGCATCACCTgttcag ATTGTCGTTGGGAGTTTCATACCAGAGGGGCAAAAAGAACAGAGGCAGATGGAACTACCGCATGTGGCCCCAAGTCAAGTACTGATGAATCCGAGTAGCCCGCAGTCTCGTGGCACAATGAGTGAGTCATCTATTGGAGGACATGGAAGCCCTCTTCACCAGAGCACCGCAGGAGGACCTTACAACAACACCAACAACCTTTCCATGCCTTGGAATTAA